From a single Planctellipticum variicoloris genomic region:
- a CDS encoding c-type cytochrome, whose product MLRPALGVWLACGILLFPAMASAAHPQVPGFERFYSEADADAAEGGRLLLAELNCLACHKGELATAGVKSKQAPILDDVGGRVRPEWIQAFLTSPHDVKPGTTMPDVLAALPASERLAAAEALTHFLASTGSVSDTFPDAGAAKKGEKLFQQVGCLACHAPRDNKAAALMTSVALPDLAKKYTSASLQAFLKDPLKSRPSGRMPAFQLKDEDFRAIAHSFVRDVNVAPNLKFAVYDGGWDDLPDFSELKPKSEGECSGFDLTVAGKTNNFAVRFEGWLNIPKTGRFQFFLGSDDGSRLLIDDIEVIKNGGVHPHQVKEGRMPLDAGWHKLVVEYFQGGGEWTLDLEIAGGGINRQPVAGLVSLTKETTDAKPGFVRNAELAEKGKALFSSLGCAACHQLKDGDRKLESQIAAKPLAELKGTTGCLAESPAGQSPRFGLSTVQRSALVAALKQPQGDDAPAAVVHRSLVAFNCYACHKRGEIGGVEPGRDAFFETTMKEMGDEGRIPPALTGVGDKLQADWLKELFQKGADDRQVYMKARMPKFGMGNVGHLVEAFASADLQPDTAPKVEFAEPDYRVKSHGRQLVGGTALSCIKCHDFGQYPAQGIRAVSLTTMTKRLRADWFDRYMRNPQVFRSGTRMPAPWPFGQSTIKNVLGGKVDQQIRAVWLYLGDGDKGAVPAGLVREPIELLPQGSPIVYRNFIEGAGSRAIGVGYPEKASLAWDANDMRLALIWHGAFIDASRHWNGRGAGYEGPLGDHVIPLPQGQPLARLSSANESWPAGKARDAGFRFRGYQFDDKGRPAFRYEWQGLTVEDAIAPLMREGDPYAAFRRTLTVKGTGEPVQFRALSADKIEPQGDGKYLVDGFWTLVVHGSSEAPSIRDSAGKKELLVPLTLKDGGAQIVLEYLW is encoded by the coding sequence ATGCTGCGACCGGCTCTGGGCGTCTGGCTGGCCTGTGGAATTCTGCTGTTTCCCGCAATGGCGTCCGCGGCCCATCCGCAGGTTCCCGGTTTCGAGCGGTTCTACTCGGAGGCAGACGCCGATGCCGCCGAAGGGGGCCGGCTGCTCCTGGCCGAGCTCAACTGCCTGGCCTGCCACAAAGGCGAACTGGCGACGGCCGGCGTGAAGTCAAAGCAGGCCCCGATTCTCGATGACGTGGGGGGGCGGGTTCGACCGGAGTGGATCCAGGCGTTTCTGACCAGTCCCCACGACGTCAAGCCCGGCACGACCATGCCGGACGTGCTGGCGGCGCTCCCCGCATCAGAACGGCTCGCGGCCGCCGAGGCGCTGACCCACTTCCTCGCCAGCACCGGCAGCGTGTCGGACACGTTCCCCGATGCGGGCGCGGCCAAGAAAGGCGAGAAGCTGTTTCAGCAGGTCGGCTGCCTGGCCTGCCATGCCCCGCGCGACAATAAAGCGGCTGCATTGATGACATCGGTAGCCTTGCCGGATCTGGCGAAGAAGTACACGTCGGCCAGTCTGCAGGCGTTTCTGAAAGATCCGCTGAAGAGCCGGCCGTCGGGTCGCATGCCGGCCTTCCAGCTCAAAGACGAGGACTTTCGCGCGATCGCGCACTCGTTCGTCCGTGATGTGAATGTCGCCCCGAATCTGAAGTTCGCGGTCTACGACGGGGGCTGGGACGACCTGCCGGACTTCAGCGAGCTGAAGCCGAAGTCCGAAGGAGAGTGCTCGGGCTTTGATCTGACGGTCGCCGGAAAGACGAACAACTTTGCGGTCCGCTTCGAAGGCTGGCTCAACATCCCGAAGACCGGGAGATTTCAGTTCTTCCTCGGATCGGACGACGGAAGTCGACTGCTGATCGATGACATCGAAGTCATCAAGAACGGCGGGGTTCACCCGCACCAGGTGAAGGAAGGCCGGATGCCGCTCGACGCCGGATGGCACAAGCTGGTCGTCGAATACTTCCAGGGGGGCGGCGAATGGACGCTGGACCTGGAAATCGCCGGCGGCGGCATCAACCGCCAGCCGGTCGCCGGCCTCGTCTCGCTGACGAAAGAAACGACCGACGCCAAACCAGGCTTCGTGCGAAACGCGGAACTGGCGGAGAAGGGGAAGGCCCTCTTCAGCTCGCTCGGTTGTGCGGCGTGCCACCAGCTCAAAGACGGCGACCGCAAACTGGAGTCGCAGATCGCGGCCAAACCACTGGCGGAACTGAAGGGAACGACAGGTTGTCTGGCGGAGTCACCGGCCGGGCAGTCGCCGCGGTTCGGGCTGTCAACGGTGCAGCGATCAGCATTGGTCGCGGCCCTGAAGCAGCCGCAGGGGGACGACGCTCCGGCCGCGGTAGTCCATCGGTCGCTGGTCGCCTTCAACTGCTATGCCTGCCACAAGCGGGGCGAGATCGGCGGCGTCGAGCCCGGGCGTGACGCATTCTTTGAAACGACGATGAAGGAGATGGGCGACGAAGGCCGGATTCCGCCGGCGCTGACCGGTGTCGGAGACAAGCTGCAGGCGGACTGGCTGAAGGAGCTGTTCCAGAAGGGGGCCGACGACCGACAGGTCTACATGAAAGCTCGGATGCCGAAATTCGGCATGGGGAATGTCGGGCACCTGGTCGAGGCATTTGCCTCAGCCGATCTGCAACCGGACACGGCTCCGAAGGTCGAGTTCGCCGAGCCCGACTACCGTGTGAAATCGCACGGCCGGCAGCTCGTCGGCGGGACGGCGCTGTCGTGCATCAAGTGCCACGACTTCGGCCAGTACCCGGCGCAGGGGATTCGCGCGGTTTCATTGACGACGATGACGAAACGGCTGCGGGCGGACTGGTTCGATCGTTACATGCGGAATCCGCAGGTCTTTCGTTCCGGGACCCGCATGCCGGCCCCGTGGCCGTTCGGTCAGAGCACCATCAAGAACGTGCTTGGCGGCAAAGTCGACCAGCAGATTCGCGCAGTCTGGCTGTACCTGGGCGACGGGGACAAGGGGGCGGTGCCGGCGGGGCTGGTCCGCGAGCCGATCGAGCTGCTGCCGCAAGGCTCGCCGATCGTCTATCGCAACTTCATCGAAGGGGCGGGTTCGCGGGCGATCGGCGTGGGGTATCCGGAAAAGGCCAGCCTGGCGTGGGACGCCAACGACATGCGGCTGGCGCTGATCTGGCACGGGGCGTTTATCGACGCCTCGCGGCACTGGAACGGCCGAGGCGCCGGTTATGAAGGTCCGCTGGGGGATCACGTGATTCCGCTGCCGCAGGGACAGCCGCTGGCCCGGCTGTCGTCCGCCAATGAGTCGTGGCCTGCCGGCAAAGCACGCGACGCGGGCTTTCGCTTCCGCGGTTATCAGTTCGATGACAAAGGCCGGCCGGCGTTCCGTTACGAATGGCAGGGGCTGACCGTCGAGGATGCCATCGCACCGCTGATGCGCGAGGGCGATCCTTACGCGGCCTTTCGCCGGACGCTGACCGTGAAGGGGACCGGCGAACCGGTGCAGTTCCGGGCGCTGTCGGCGGACAAGATCGAGCCGCAGGGGGATGGGAAGTATCTGGTGGATGGCTTCTGGACGCTGGTGGTTCACGGGTCGTCGGAAGCCCCGTCGATCCGAGATTCTGCGGGGAAGAAGGAACTGCTCGTTCCGCTGACGTTGAAGGATGGCGGAGCGCAGATCGTGCTGGAGTACCTCTGGTAG
- a CDS encoding polysaccharide deacetylase family protein yields the protein MLREWSGTVVPRCVSWMFDSAVWTLPGDSVRPRIALTFDDGPEPGVTERILSTLARHRVPAAFFMLGRNVQRHPDLVRRVADAGHVIGNHSDTHLDGWRVRTSNLLTDFDRGADALAGILGHPPHWMRPPYGHFTLPLIAWCRRQRQRMVMWDVAPPDYCPGVLQRDVRQSLDRWLRPGSIVLLHDNAASGAVTPALLDDYLPRLRDAGWDFAPLPDSEQTAPSWRAAA from the coding sequence ATGCTCCGCGAGTGGTCCGGGACGGTTGTTCCGCGCTGCGTCTCCTGGATGTTCGACAGCGCCGTCTGGACGCTACCCGGCGACTCCGTGCGACCGCGGATCGCCCTCACCTTCGACGACGGTCCGGAACCGGGCGTCACCGAACGCATCCTGTCGACGCTGGCCCGTCACCGAGTTCCGGCCGCGTTCTTCATGCTCGGTCGGAACGTCCAGCGTCATCCGGATCTCGTTCGCCGGGTCGCCGATGCCGGTCATGTCATCGGCAATCACTCCGACACCCATCTCGATGGCTGGCGCGTCCGAACGTCCAATCTGTTGACCGATTTCGATCGCGGGGCCGATGCCCTGGCCGGCATTCTCGGGCATCCGCCCCACTGGATGCGGCCCCCCTATGGACACTTCACGCTCCCGCTGATCGCCTGGTGCCGTCGGCAGCGGCAGCGGATGGTCATGTGGGACGTGGCCCCGCCCGACTATTGTCCGGGCGTTTTGCAGCGGGACGTCCGTCAGTCGCTCGATCGCTGGCTCCGTCCCGGCAGCATCGTGCTGCTGCACGACAATGCCGCTTCGGGCGCGGTCACGCCGGCACTGCTGGACGACTACCTGCCGCGGCTGCGCGACGCCGGCTGGGACTTTGCGCCCCTGCCGGACTCCGAGCAGACGGCGCCGAGCTGGCGCGCAGCGGCGTGA
- a CDS encoding transglutaminase family protein yields MILEIQHETTLEYSAPVREWLAELRMEPVTDGEQSCHLFHIAVSQPTSVHRYSDGFGNHVHHFNLLQPHRQVRLLAASIVETDPRRRDLMTSQSTFPLQFDNVDLSIYDLLQLRGPVSPTPLLKPLLQDLHPRDNGRIGMWLCQTGEYIRSRFEYARYFTDANSPIDDILKHGKGVCQDFAHLMIAVCRSFGVPARYVSGYIHRPNKESQSHAWCEVWIPDMGWVGFDPTNGCPTSERFIKVAIGRDFTDVPPNKGTYRGEGNELINVRVATRELDRMPSLAWQEQLPPLDVPITAIARQRREDFAGEQILQQQQQQQQQQQQA; encoded by the coding sequence ATGATTCTAGAGATCCAGCACGAGACAACCCTGGAATATTCCGCTCCCGTGCGTGAGTGGCTCGCCGAGCTGCGGATGGAGCCGGTGACGGATGGCGAGCAGAGCTGCCATCTGTTTCATATCGCGGTCAGCCAGCCGACGTCGGTCCATCGGTACTCCGACGGCTTCGGCAACCACGTGCATCACTTCAACCTGCTGCAGCCGCATCGCCAGGTGCGATTGCTGGCGGCGAGCATCGTGGAGACCGATCCGCGACGGCGGGACCTGATGACGAGCCAGTCGACCTTCCCGCTGCAGTTCGACAACGTCGATCTGTCGATCTACGATCTGCTGCAGCTTCGCGGCCCGGTCAGTCCGACCCCGCTCCTGAAGCCGCTGCTGCAGGACCTGCACCCCCGCGACAATGGGCGGATCGGCATGTGGCTCTGCCAGACCGGGGAATACATCCGCAGCCGCTTCGAGTATGCCCGGTACTTCACCGACGCCAACTCGCCGATCGACGACATTCTGAAACATGGCAAAGGGGTCTGCCAGGACTTCGCGCACCTGATGATCGCCGTCTGCCGGTCGTTCGGCGTGCCGGCCCGATACGTGAGCGGCTACATTCATCGGCCGAACAAGGAGTCGCAGAGCCACGCCTGGTGCGAGGTCTGGATCCCGGACATGGGCTGGGTCGGCTTCGATCCGACCAACGGCTGTCCGACGAGCGAGCGGTTCATCAAGGTGGCGATCGGCCGGGACTTTACCGACGTACCGCCGAACAAGGGGACCTACCGTGGCGAAGGGAACGAGCTGATCAACGTGCGGGTGGCGACGCGGGAGCTGGATCGGATGCCGTCGCTGGCCTGGCAGGAGCAGTTGCCGCCGCTCGACGTGCCGATTACGGCGATCGCGCGTCAGCGGCGGGAAGACTTTGCGGGCGAGCAAATTCTGCAGCAACAGCAGCAGCAACAGCAGCAGCAACAGCAGGCGTGA
- a CDS encoding alpha-E domain-containing protein codes for MLSRVADAMYWMSRYLERAEHVARLLDVSFHTELDLHGVLSGPLKLQWNALLAILQVDVIPEPEESLQQAISRRLTFEMEIPTSIMMCVNRSRNNARSVRGSIASEMWRELNKLYWQLSDPDFRQQVLTSPHDLYQTVQVGSQLFQGICDATMSHDESWQFIQLGKYLERADKTLRILDVKSQLLSRLTSPTELPLANLQWGSVLMSCSAYESYRRLYISRVEHERVIEFLLMNPELPHSVRFCLERAADALVEISGKPLERNDSPAARRLGRIISGLRYRDIDDLIESGLHDVLATAMAGVSQLSSSIQQQYSLH; via the coding sequence ATGCTCAGCCGTGTTGCTGATGCGATGTACTGGATGAGCCGGTATCTGGAACGGGCCGAGCATGTCGCCCGGCTGCTGGATGTCAGCTTCCATACTGAGCTGGATCTGCACGGCGTGCTGAGTGGGCCGCTGAAGCTGCAATGGAACGCGCTGCTGGCGATCCTGCAGGTCGATGTGATCCCGGAACCGGAAGAATCGCTGCAGCAGGCGATCAGCCGGCGGCTGACGTTCGAGATGGAGATTCCGACCAGCATCATGATGTGCGTCAACCGCTCGCGCAACAACGCGCGAAGCGTCCGCGGATCGATCGCCTCGGAAATGTGGCGGGAGCTCAACAAGCTCTACTGGCAGTTGTCGGACCCGGATTTCCGACAGCAGGTTCTGACGTCGCCGCACGATCTCTATCAGACCGTGCAGGTGGGGAGTCAGCTCTTTCAGGGAATCTGCGACGCGACGATGTCGCACGACGAGAGCTGGCAGTTCATCCAGCTCGGGAAGTATCTCGAACGGGCGGACAAGACGCTGCGGATTCTCGACGTGAAGTCGCAACTGCTGTCGCGGCTGACCAGTCCGACCGAGCTGCCGCTGGCGAACCTGCAGTGGGGTTCGGTGCTGATGAGCTGCTCGGCGTACGAATCGTACCGACGGCTGTATATCAGCCGGGTCGAGCACGAACGGGTGATCGAATTCCTGCTGATGAACCCGGAACTGCCCCACTCGGTCCGCTTCTGCCTGGAGCGGGCGGCGGACGCCTTGGTCGAAATCAGCGGCAAGCCGCTCGAACGGAACGACAGTCCGGCAGCCCGGCGGCTGGGACGGATCATCAGCGGACTGCGCTACCGCGACATCGACGACCTGATCGAATCGGGCCTGCACGACGTCCTGGCGACGGCCATGGCGGGGGTCAGCCAGCTCAGCAGTTCGATTCAGCAGCAGTACTCGTTGCACTGA
- the groL gene encoding chaperonin GroEL (60 kDa chaperone family; promotes refolding of misfolded polypeptides especially under stressful conditions; forms two stacked rings of heptamers to form a barrel-shaped 14mer; ends can be capped by GroES; misfolded proteins enter the barrel where they are refolded when GroES binds), producing the protein MSKILAFDQEAQEAMRRGVQKLAKAVRVTLGPRGRNVIIEKSFGSPTVTKDGVTVAREIELPDKFEDMGARMVREVASKTSDVAGDGTTTATVLAEAIYCEGLKAVVAGVSPIDMKRGMDKAVEMITEKIRGMAVKCDKKQAIAQVGTVASNGDTEIGQILADAMEKVGKDGVITVEEGKSLTTTFDIVEGMQFDRGYLSPYFVTDPQSMECVLEDAYILIHEKKISNIKDLVPVLEKVVNSGKPLLIVAEEVEGEALATLVINKLRGTFKIAAVKAPGYGDRRKAMLQDLAIMVGGQAIFEDLGIQLENVQLSDLGRAKRIVIDKDNTTIIEGLGKPADIKARTEQIRREVANSTSDYDREKLEERIAKLSGGVAQVNVGAATESEMKEKKARVEDALHATRAAVEEGILPGGGVALLRASLDLKPEGLNTDETTGFNIIVRSCRAPLTQISNNAGVDGAVICEKVSELKGNMGYNAANGEYVDMVKSGIIDPVKVTRSALQNAASVSTLLLTSDALIAEKPKGDEGKKGGHDNDLY; encoded by the coding sequence ATGTCTAAGATTCTCGCGTTTGATCAGGAAGCCCAGGAAGCGATGCGTCGCGGCGTGCAGAAGCTCGCCAAGGCCGTTCGCGTGACCCTCGGCCCCCGCGGCCGGAACGTCATTATCGAAAAGAGCTTCGGCTCGCCGACGGTCACGAAGGACGGCGTCACCGTCGCTCGCGAGATCGAGCTGCCGGACAAGTTCGAGGACATGGGCGCCCGGATGGTCCGCGAAGTCGCCAGCAAGACCAGCGACGTCGCCGGCGACGGCACCACCACCGCCACCGTGCTCGCCGAAGCGATTTACTGCGAAGGCCTTAAGGCCGTCGTGGCGGGCGTCAGCCCGATCGACATGAAGCGCGGCATGGATAAGGCCGTCGAGATGATCACGGAAAAGATCCGTGGCATGGCGGTCAAGTGCGATAAGAAGCAGGCCATCGCCCAGGTCGGCACTGTCGCTTCGAACGGCGACACCGAAATCGGCCAGATCCTCGCCGACGCGATGGAGAAGGTCGGCAAGGACGGCGTGATCACCGTCGAAGAGGGCAAGTCCCTGACGACGACGTTCGATATCGTCGAAGGGATGCAGTTCGACCGCGGGTATCTGTCGCCGTACTTCGTCACCGATCCGCAGTCGATGGAATGCGTCCTCGAAGACGCGTACATCCTGATCCACGAAAAGAAGATCAGCAACATCAAGGATCTGGTTCCGGTCCTCGAGAAGGTCGTCAACTCGGGCAAGCCGCTGCTGATCGTCGCCGAAGAAGTCGAAGGGGAAGCCCTGGCGACCCTGGTGATCAACAAGCTCCGCGGCACGTTCAAGATCGCCGCCGTGAAGGCCCCGGGCTACGGCGACCGCCGCAAGGCGATGCTGCAGGACCTGGCGATCATGGTTGGGGGCCAGGCGATCTTCGAAGACCTGGGGATCCAGCTCGAGAACGTGCAGTTGTCCGATCTGGGCCGCGCCAAGCGGATCGTGATCGACAAGGACAACACCACGATCATCGAAGGCCTCGGCAAGCCGGCCGACATCAAGGCCCGCACCGAGCAGATCCGTCGGGAAGTGGCGAACAGCACCAGCGACTACGACCGCGAGAAGCTCGAAGAGCGGATCGCCAAGCTGTCGGGGGGCGTGGCCCAGGTCAACGTGGGCGCCGCGACTGAAAGCGAAATGAAGGAAAAGAAGGCCCGCGTCGAAGACGCCCTGCACGCCACCCGTGCGGCCGTCGAAGAGGGGATTCTCCCGGGCGGCGGCGTGGCCCTGCTGCGGGCTTCGCTCGACCTGAAGCCGGAAGGTCTCAACACTGACGAGACGACCGGTTTCAACATCATCGTCCGGTCCTGCCGGGCTCCGCTGACCCAGATCTCGAACAATGCCGGCGTCGACGGCGCCGTCATCTGCGAGAAGGTTTCGGAACTGAAGGGGAACATGGGCTACAACGCCGCCAACGGCGAGTATGTGGACATGGTCAAGTCGGGCATCATCGACCCGGTCAAGGTGACCCGCAGCGCGCTGCAGAACGCGGCCAGCGTCTCGACGCTGCTGCTGACCAGCGACGCGCTGATTGCCGAGAAGCCGAAAGGCGACGAAGGCAAAAAGGGCGGCCACGATAACGACCTGTACTAA
- a CDS encoding circularly permuted type 2 ATP-grasp protein, with amino-acid sequence MDSHEPAPPAASNAVGRLGSEYALSAAYDEMFDRDLQPRPHYRTLARLLQSLTPDEFRRRKTMTDLSMRRDGVGFTVYRAEEGIERVWPMDPVPRIIPAHEWQQIEIGLTQRITALNLFLDDIYHDQKILKDRILDPQLIYGGAYFRREFVGAKVPKRIYIHVCGTDLIRDADGNYLVLEDNGRTPSGVSYMLQNRQVLKRVFPLVFQQYNVRSTDDYPAALLDVLKYIASGFSADPTAVLLSPGMFNSAYFEHSFLAQRMGIELVEGRDLVVDQNRVFMRTTRGLQKVDTIYRRIDDDFLDPLTFRSDSMLGVPGLVNAYRAGNVALANSIGTGIADDKGIYPFVPDMIRYYLKQDPILPNVETFRPEIPAQLDHVLANIDKLVVKKVNESGGYGMLVGPASTKEQQDTFRDLLRACPRDYIAQPTIQLSTHPTFVDGRLEGRHVDLRPFVLTGEKTVIVPGSLTRVALPKGSLVVNSSQGGGSKDTWVLATDE; translated from the coding sequence ATGGATTCGCATGAACCGGCACCTCCAGCAGCGTCGAACGCCGTCGGCCGGCTGGGGAGCGAATACGCCCTGTCCGCCGCCTACGACGAGATGTTCGACCGCGACCTGCAGCCCCGGCCGCATTACCGGACGCTGGCCCGCCTGCTGCAGTCGCTGACCCCCGACGAGTTCCGTCGTCGCAAAACGATGACCGATCTGTCGATGCGGCGGGACGGGGTGGGCTTCACTGTCTACCGGGCCGAGGAAGGGATCGAGCGGGTCTGGCCGATGGATCCGGTGCCGCGGATCATCCCCGCCCACGAATGGCAGCAGATCGAAATCGGGCTGACGCAGCGGATCACGGCGCTGAACCTGTTCCTGGACGACATCTATCACGACCAGAAGATTCTCAAGGATCGCATCCTCGACCCGCAGCTCATCTACGGCGGGGCCTACTTCCGCCGGGAGTTCGTGGGGGCCAAGGTTCCCAAGCGGATCTATATTCACGTCTGCGGGACCGATCTGATCCGTGATGCGGACGGGAATTATCTCGTCCTGGAAGACAACGGGCGGACGCCGTCGGGCGTGAGCTACATGCTGCAGAACCGGCAGGTCCTCAAGCGGGTCTTTCCGCTCGTCTTTCAACAGTACAACGTCCGTTCGACGGACGACTACCCGGCAGCGCTGCTGGACGTGCTGAAGTACATCGCGTCGGGCTTCTCCGCCGACCCGACCGCGGTCCTGCTCAGTCCCGGTATGTTCAACTCCGCCTACTTCGAGCACAGCTTTCTGGCCCAGCGGATGGGGATCGAGCTGGTCGAGGGACGGGATCTGGTCGTGGATCAGAACCGCGTTTTCATGCGGACGACCCGCGGCCTGCAGAAAGTCGACACGATCTATCGCCGGATCGATGACGACTTCCTCGACCCGCTGACCTTCCGTTCCGACAGCATGCTGGGGGTCCCCGGTCTGGTGAACGCCTACCGGGCGGGCAACGTGGCCCTGGCGAACAGCATCGGGACCGGGATCGCCGACGACAAGGGGATCTATCCCTTCGTGCCGGACATGATTCGGTACTACCTCAAGCAGGATCCGATCCTGCCGAACGTCGAGACATTCCGGCCCGAGATCCCGGCTCAGCTCGATCACGTGCTGGCGAACATCGACAAGCTCGTCGTCAAAAAGGTCAACGAATCGGGGGGCTACGGCATGCTCGTCGGCCCGGCGAGTACGAAAGAGCAGCAGGACACCTTCCGCGACCTGCTGCGGGCCTGTCCGCGGGACTACATCGCCCAGCCGACGATCCAGCTCTCGACGCATCCAACGTTTGTCGACGGCCGGCTGGAAGGCCGGCACGTCGACCTGCGGCCGTTCGTGCTGACTGGCGAAAAGACTGTCATCGTGCCGGGCTCGCTGACCCGCGTGGCGCTCCCGAAAGGAAGCCTGGTCGTCAACAGCTCGCAGGGAGGCGGAAGCAAGGATACGTGGGTGCTGGCGACGGATGAGTAG
- a CDS encoding DNA polymerase ligase N-terminal domain-containing protein: MPRFAILIHDHPFLHWDLLLEAGEVLRAWRLLAEPAADVAIAAEALPDHRPVYLDYEGPVSGNRGTVARWDAGEFCGDVHGSQVSLQIQGERLRGTVTLVEVHGPAGWRFRYESAESSRSSSGPAFGDSR, from the coding sequence ATTCCTCGCTTCGCGATCCTGATCCACGACCATCCGTTCTTGCACTGGGATCTGCTCCTGGAGGCGGGGGAGGTGCTGCGCGCGTGGCGGCTGCTGGCGGAACCGGCAGCGGACGTGGCGATTGCTGCGGAGGCGCTGCCGGATCATCGGCCGGTGTATCTGGACTACGAGGGGCCGGTCTCCGGGAACCGCGGGACAGTCGCCCGGTGGGATGCGGGGGAGTTCTGCGGTGACGTCCATGGATCGCAAGTGTCGCTTCAAATCCAGGGTGAGCGTCTGCGGGGGACGGTGACGCTTGTTGAGGTTCACGGACCGGCCGGCTGGCGGTTCCGATACGAGTCGGCGGAATCGTCTCGATCGAGCAGCGGTCCTGCTTTCGGCGATTCGCGATAA
- a CDS encoding MFS transporter, with protein sequence MQPSSGIATDAPPLRMDLRINLSIMMFLQFAVWGAWFVVLGNYLGHLKFSNTHIGTMYSLMPLGAIFSTLFVGQIADRYFSSERLMAILHLAGAGLLYAMAQVQNPDHYMMLIGLTFVYSLLYNPTLALSNSIAFSHIPSGERDFPGIRVLGTIGWIAVGLIVGQVLSTPGRPAYHTNLPLLLAAGLSAVLGLFSFALPHTPPTGKAGDAIPFIRALGLLKDPSFAVFFGVSFIITIVLAFYYSFTGKFLETGAGVKDVASTMSIGQFAEMLLLPFLPWFLKRFGMKSVLALGMLCWGVRYAMFAVGSPFALVIIGVALHGICFDFFFAAGFIHVDNTAPKEIRASGQALFSFLTYGVGMYLGSVLSGYVAEAYTNPETGVTDWRGFWMVPAAGVIASLLIFLAAFRMKPAVAAADLSADLAAEPAGLQ encoded by the coding sequence ATGCAACCCTCGTCCGGCATCGCCACGGATGCTCCACCACTGCGGATGGATCTGCGGATTAATCTGTCGATCATGATGTTTCTCCAGTTCGCAGTCTGGGGAGCGTGGTTCGTGGTGCTGGGGAACTACCTGGGGCACCTCAAGTTCAGCAACACGCACATCGGCACGATGTACAGCCTGATGCCCCTGGGGGCCATCTTTTCGACGCTCTTCGTCGGCCAGATCGCCGACCGGTACTTCTCGTCGGAACGGCTGATGGCGATCCTGCATCTGGCCGGGGCCGGGCTGCTGTATGCCATGGCCCAGGTGCAGAATCCCGACCACTACATGATGCTGATCGGTCTGACCTTCGTCTATTCGCTGCTCTACAACCCGACGCTGGCGCTGTCGAACTCGATCGCATTTTCGCACATTCCCAGCGGCGAACGGGACTTCCCCGGCATTCGCGTGCTGGGCACGATCGGCTGGATCGCGGTCGGTCTGATCGTCGGGCAGGTGCTGTCGACGCCCGGCAGGCCGGCTTATCACACGAATCTGCCGCTGCTGCTGGCGGCGGGACTGTCGGCGGTCCTGGGGCTCTTCAGCTTCGCGCTGCCGCATACGCCTCCCACCGGTAAGGCAGGCGACGCGATCCCGTTCATCCGGGCGCTGGGGCTGCTGAAGGATCCCTCGTTCGCCGTCTTCTTCGGCGTGTCGTTCATCATCACGATCGTGCTGGCGTTCTATTACAGCTTCACCGGGAAGTTCCTGGAGACGGGTGCGGGAGTCAAGGACGTCGCCTCGACCATGAGCATCGGCCAGTTCGCCGAGATGCTCCTGCTGCCGTTCCTCCCCTGGTTCCTCAAGCGATTCGGCATGAAGTCGGTCCTGGCGCTCGGCATGCTCTGCTGGGGCGTCCGCTACGCCATGTTCGCCGTCGGCAGTCCGTTCGCGCTTGTCATTATCGGCGTCGCGCTGCACGGCATCTGCTTCGACTTCTTCTTCGCCGCCGGCTTCATTCATGTGGACAACACCGCCCCGAAGGAAATCCGGGCGAGCGGACAGGCGCTGTTCAGCTTCCTGACCTACGGCGTCGGCATGTACCTCGGCAGCGTGCTGTCGGGTTATGTGGCGGAGGCCTATACCAATCCGGAAACCGGCGTGACCGACTGGCGGGGCTTCTGGATGGTACCGGCGGCCGGCGTGATCGCGTCGCTGCTGATCTTCCTCGCGGCTTTTCGAATGAAGCCCGCAGTTGCCGCCGCCGATCTCTCCGCCGACCTGGCGGCCGAGCCGGCCGGACTGCAATAA
- the groES gene encoding co-chaperone GroES, translated as MAKKSSKSADEIKLVPLGDRVVLKRAEAEKKTAGGIVLPDSATDKPQRGEVIAVGEGHVKNNGLRVGLTVQAGDEVIFSSYAGDEFKVGEQTYLLMRESDILAVVG; from the coding sequence ATGGCGAAGAAGTCGTCCAAGAGTGCTGATGAGATCAAGCTGGTCCCGCTGGGCGACCGCGTTGTCCTGAAACGGGCTGAAGCGGAGAAGAAGACCGCCGGCGGCATCGTGCTGCCCGATTCGGCGACCGACAAGCCGCAGCGCGGCGAAGTCATCGCCGTCGGCGAAGGTCACGTCAAGAATAACGGGCTGCGTGTGGGCCTGACCGTCCAGGCGGGCGACGAAGTGATCTTCAGCTCGTACGCCGGCGACGAATTCAAGGTCGGCGAACAGACCTATCTGCTGATGCGCGAGAGCGACATTCTCGCGGTGGTCGGCTAG